A single genomic interval of Bos indicus isolate NIAB-ARS_2022 breed Sahiwal x Tharparkar chromosome 5, NIAB-ARS_B.indTharparkar_mat_pri_1.0, whole genome shotgun sequence harbors:
- the A4GALT gene encoding lactosylceramide 4-alpha-galactosyltransferase, with protein sequence MLYQQSHRGLSHRGAHRGKPLQQSRWICGHGEHGEGPGSCWQRRLAADPGPADSCWRLLTSGEMTSAPPDCLLRLLRDTPRQRVCTLFIIGFKLTFFVSVMVYWHVVGEPGGQGQLSNLPVDVPCPHMVPPTPPPSGIPPPGNIFFLETSDRTNPNFLFMCSVESAARAHPESPVVVLMKGLPGGNASRPRHLGLSLLGCFPNVQMRPLDLGELFRDTPLAAWYAAVQRRWEPYLLPVLSDASRIALLWKFGGIYLDTDFIVLKDLRNLTNALGTQSRYVLNGAFLAFEQHHEFMAQCMRDFVTHYNGWIWGHQGPQLLTRVFKKWCSIRSLSESRACRGVTTLPPEAFYPIPWQNWKKYFEDISPQELTRLLNATFAVHVWNKKSQGTRFEATSKALLAQLHARYCPTTHKAMKMYL encoded by the exons ATGGATTTGCGGGCATGGAGAGCATGGGGAAGGACCCGGTTCCTGCTGGCAGAGAAGGCTGGCTGCTGACCCAGG ACCAGCCGATTCCTGCTGGAGGCTCCTGACATCTGGGGAGATGACTTCGGCGCCCCCCGACTGCCTGCTGCGGCTGCTCCGGGACACCCCGAGGCAGCGGGTCTGCACCCTGTTCATCATTGGCTTCAAGCTCACCTTCTTCGTCTCCGTCATGGTCTACTGGCACGTCGTGGGAGAGCCGGGGGGCCAAGGACAACTCTCTAACCTGCCTGTGGACGTCCCCTGCCCCCACATGGTCCCCCCGACCCCCCCGCCCTCCGGCATCCCGCCTCCAGGCAACATCTTCTTCCTGGAGACCTCTGACCGGACGAACCCCAACTTCCTGTTCATGTGCTCCGTGGAGTCAGCTGCCAGGGCGCACCCCGAGTCCCCAGTGGTGGTCCTGATGAAGGGACTGCCTGGCGGGAACGCCTCCCGCCCGCGGCACCTGGGCCTCTCGCTCCTGGGCTGCTTCCCCAACGTCCAGATGCGCCCCCTGGACCTGGGGGAGCTCTTCCGGGACACGCCCCTGGCCGCCTGGTACGCGGCTGTGCAGCGGCGCTGGGAGCCCTACCTCCTGCCGGTGCTCTCGGACGCCTCCAGGATCGCGCTGCTGTGGAAGTTCGGCGGCATCTACCTGGACACGGACTTCATCGTCCTCAAGGACCTGAGGAACCTGACCAACGCGCTGGGCACCCAGTCGCGCTACGTCCTCAACGGCGCCTTCCTGGCCTTCGAGCAGCACCACGAGTTCATGGCGCAGTGCATGCGTGACTTCGTGACCCACTACAACGGCTGGATCTGGGGTCACCAGGGCCCGCAGCTGCTCACGCGGGTCTTCAAGAAATGGTGCTCCATCCGCAGCCTGAGCGAGAGCCGCGCCTGCCGCGGCGTCACCACACTGCCCCCCGAGGCCTTCTACCCTATCCCCTGGCAGAACTGGAAGAAGTACTTCGAAGACATCAGCCCCCAGGAGCTGACCCGGCTACTCAATGCCACCTTCGCGGTCCACGTGTGGAACAAGAAGAGCCAGGGCACACGCTTTGAGGCCACATCCAAGGCCCTGCTGGCCCAGCTCCATGCCCGCTACTGCCCCACGACGCACAAGGCCATGAAGATGTACTTGTGA